Genomic segment of Malus domestica chromosome 15, GDT2T_hap1:
TCATATATCGAAGAATAATCCATCTAACATATCACGCAACGATTTACCTCTATTATTTTTAGACTAGTATTTGGAGAAGCTAAACCTTATAGATTATGTTTTAATCCAGGTGATATTAATGAAGGAAAATTGAATTGAAGATTTCAagtacaaagaaaaagaaaaaactgaacTATAAACATACCTAACTTTTTAGTTGATGTTCTAGCAGATCTTGGTCAGTTAAATAAATTGGTAAATTTAGAAGGTTAGTCattataaaacaaaattcaatgaaaattaattagtaaaTTTAGTAACCGTGGTTAAAATACCACTTTGAATTTTTCCGGTATTCGAAATTGTTAGATAACCGCGATTTTGATACTAGttgtttcttttaaaaaaaaaaaaattagtaaattGAGTAACGACTAGGCTTAGTTAAATAGTAAcctagaaaatgaaaaaaaaaattaaaataaaccaAGACCAAAATCTGAATGGGGTCCACTATAGAGCGGCTATAAATATACAATCTTGCTTTCTACAGCCCCAGTGTTCCATCTTCTCTCCCACCAAAAAGCGCTCCCACTCGGCACCTCCTCCCCTCCACTCTCCTCCCCTCCCCTCCCACACACTTCCTATATTTTTTCACTTCACACAGACCATTTCACAACACACGTCACCTGCATTCCATATCTCATCCGATTCCCCGCTCACTTCCGATTCACAATGGTCGACGTCGATCGGAGAATGACCGGCCTCAACCCGGGTCACGTAGCCGGCCTTCGCCGTCTCTCCGCCCGAGCCGCCGCCGGCCCACCAACCCCAACAACCGCCGCAAAATCCACTCTTCCCGTACGGAACGGCCTTCTCTCCTTCTCCTCTTTAGCTGACAACGTCATATCCCACCTCAAAAGCTCCGGTTTCCAGGTCCAGCCGGGTCTATCCGAATCCGAGTTCGCCCGGGCTGAAGCGGAGTTCGGCTTCGTATTCCCTCCAGACCTCAGAGCCATTCTCTCAGCCGGGTTGCCTGTTGGCCCCGGTTTTCCCGACTGGAGAGCCGCCGGTGCCCGCCTCGGTCTCAAGGCCTCGCTCGACCTCCCGATCGCTGCGATTTCGTTCCAAATCGCAAGGAACACCCTCTGGTCCAAATCCTGGGGTCTGAGACCGTCCGACCCGGAAAAGGCCTTGCGGGTCGCGAGAACTGCTTTGAAGAGAGCCCCGTTGCTGATACCAATTTTCAACCATTGCTACATTCCGTGCAACCCCTGTTTGGCGGGGAACCCCATCTTCTACGTCGACGAGAATCGGATCTTCTGTTGTGGCTTGGATCTATCCGATTTCTTCGAGCGCGAGTCTCTGTTTCGGAAATCGGAGACCGACCCGTATATCCTTAAGAAGCAAAGGTCAGTGAGCGAGAAATCGGCCGGGTCGTCTTCTAATTTCTCGCGGCGGAGCCTGGACACTGGTTTCGGTTCAGGAACCAAAACCCCTAGATGGGTCGAGTTCTGGAGCGACGCAGCCGTGGATCGTCGCCGGAGGAACTCAAACTCTTCGTCGTCGTCGTGCTCTTCTCCGGAAAGGTTCTTCGATATGCCGTCGAGGTCCGAAATCCCGAAATGGGTGGACGAGTACATTGATCAAATCGGGTCGGCTTTGAGACATGGCGGGTGGAGCGATACGGATATATCGGAGATGGTTTCGGTATCGGCGTCTGGGTTTTTCGAGGGAGAGATGGTTATGTTGGACAACCAAGCGGTACTCGACGCGCTGCTGCTCAAAGCGGATCGGTTCTCGGACTCGCTCCGAAAAGCCGGGTGGAGCTCGGAGGAAGTTTCGGAGGCTTTGGGCTTCAATTTTCGACCCGAGAAGGAGAGGAAACCGGCTAAGAAGCTGTCTCCGGAGCTCgtggaaaagatagggaaactGGCCGAGTCGGTTTCCCGGTAATATTTTCATTTTActattcttatttttctttgggaaaatTGAAAGGGTCATGGGGCCTCGGGTTTCTGGATTTGGGTTTCCCCATCgggttaaaaaaaatcaaatacgtAGGGGGACGCGTTTGTTCTATGAATGTTGAAACAGAGCCTATAAGTAAGAAAACAAGATGAAAGAGTTCAAATTACAAGGAAATAATATAGACATAAATAATTGATAATCCTATGTTTTTAGACAAAATTATGGTTTCTGTAATTATGTTGTTGCCTTAATTATGTGGATACAGCTCATACTTACTGATACTGGTGGGTTTTATTTAGttgtacaaaaacaaaaataatatttacctatttttattattattattcatgccttttggttttGACGGCTTCTCTTTCGCCATTAGTTGCTTTTTTGTACTTGTAAGTGatagttttaagtttaatttttatGGGCTTGTGGTTTTCTGTTCGACTTTCATGAGCAAGTCACGAATTGTACGAGTTGATTTTTGGATATCATGAGTTATTATTCGCTAATTCATTGTGTAATTTAGCGGAATTCTGCACACTCAATATCAATTATGGAATTAAGGAATGGGGTTATGGTTTGTAGGGGGTAGAGCGCACGTGTGCTATCTTtttaaaatttggaattttgagCGCTGGAATCAAAGAGTTGGCGATGGTGCGATGCGCTGCGCTGTTTCTGTGAACGCGTGGGACACTGTGAGATGATTCGTGCTACATATTCCAGGAGGCAGTGGCTAAAAGACACCGTTCTCATGGGGCCTGAACAGGAAAGGGCTTTTTCCTGGATGGGAACGATTTTCCGGGAAAATTTTAGTGAAAGTAAAGTAGGGTTTGTGATGGTGAAAACACTGGGACTGCGGTGGAGTCTGGGAGTGTGGGAAGAATGGCAGGTGTGAAGTGAAAGGAGGAAAATGTCTGGGGGAAAATTTGCTTCTTTTGAGATAGCGATAGGATGGGGATATTATTAATGGTCGTTTTCCTTGAAAtttggggaaaaaaaaagaggaaaaatatTGGGtttatagaaaagaaaaagattctgataaaaaaaataaaaaaataaaaaaagagaaaaggaaagagtGAATGAAGCCTGACAAAGAAAACCTTGTGTGTGTTAAGCTTTTAAGAGACACAACACAAGTACTTGGTCAAGGTGTGTGAATTTTGGTTCCAAAAAGAGGATTTTGTTCATGTATTATTTGAACTTTGTTTTCTTCAATCAATCGATAAGATATTTACAATTACGTAATTTGCTCAG
This window contains:
- the LOC103401380 gene encoding uncharacterized protein gives rise to the protein MVDVDRRMTGLNPGHVAGLRRLSARAAAGPPTPTTAAKSTLPVRNGLLSFSSLADNVISHLKSSGFQVQPGLSESEFARAEAEFGFVFPPDLRAILSAGLPVGPGFPDWRAAGARLGLKASLDLPIAAISFQIARNTLWSKSWGLRPSDPEKALRVARTALKRAPLLIPIFNHCYIPCNPCLAGNPIFYVDENRIFCCGLDLSDFFERESLFRKSETDPYILKKQRSVSEKSAGSSSNFSRRSLDTGFGSGTKTPRWVEFWSDAAVDRRRRNSNSSSSSCSSPERFFDMPSRSEIPKWVDEYIDQIGSALRHGGWSDTDISEMVSVSASGFFEGEMVMLDNQAVLDALLLKADRFSDSLRKAGWSSEEVSEALGFNFRPEKERKPAKKLSPELVEKIGKLAESVSR